The following coding sequences lie in one Enterococcus sp. 9E7_DIV0242 genomic window:
- a CDS encoding DUF6547 family protein, with translation MKKNDLEMYKDFIDGIVNISQRNYQKAIKNKKASFFDKLTPEELDDFFELLNEQRIGGIHDLLVYLSDMQNLEELVFIKNEIEIPKEPFGTELHYDYVSRLNGDSWPDALSR, from the coding sequence ATGAAAAAAAATGATTTAGAGATGTATAAGGACTTTATTGACGGCATAGTTAATATAAGTCAACGAAACTATCAAAAAGCAATTAAAAATAAAAAGGCTTCTTTTTTTGACAAGCTTACTCCGGAAGAATTAGACGATTTTTTTGAATTGTTAAATGAACAAAGAATAGGAGGAATCCATGATTTATTAGTGTACTTAAGTGATATGCAAAACTTGGAAGAGTTGGTTTTTATAAAAAATGAGATAGAAATTCCGAAAGAACCATTTGGAACAGAATTACACTATGATTATGTTTCCAGATTAAATGGGGATTCATGGCCGGATGCACTATCTCGGTAA